The DNA sequence GGTCTTGAAGGTTTAAGTTAGGTAACAGTGCTGTGATAAGTGCAATGAAGTTGAGAAGTGCAAGAGAGGTGATAATTTCCCATCTGAAAATTTAAACCAAAGAACAAATAAGCTGTATGCCTGGGAAAATCAGGTTAAAACGCATTAACTTTCTTTCTTTAATCAAGAGcttcacaggagacagtgcgctggACTTATAATTTCAAttagggctgggtaccgccttgaaaatGATACCGCGGTATACCACGGTTTTTGCCTTAATACCACggtatataccacggtataccaTCATTTTAATCGTAAGACGCacagctatggtagtggtcataaaaatattgaaaacctCTCTTAAAGACTGAATTTATTAAGAGCAATAACAAggactagttacttgactagattttaaaacaataatagaCTAGAATAATAACTTGATGACTAGTTAGACTAATGACTAGATAAGAACagaaataatatcaaataaaatctggacAGTAGAAACACTGACTTCTTTCTCATTCTTACACAAGTTCAGTTCATGTACTTCACATAGATGTTCTAAAttatttccaatttttttttaggAATATTAACTTGTCAACATGCTTGGCCTTCAAGCTGGCCCTTTGTGCTGTTAGAATGTCCCCTGCTGTAGAGAAGACCCTCTCTGAGGGTACACTTGTTGCTGGAATGCACAGCAAGCACTTTGCTAGTTTAGACAAAAAGGGAAATCTCAATTCCCTTTGTTTCCACCACTGGAGTGGATTATCATTAAGGCTCACAGGAGGTTCAGACTTGTACTGGATTACTTCCATCTGTGCTAATTCCTGGGAAGATTTTGGTGCTTCTACACGTGCGATGAATACTTCCCCAAGAATATCATTTAGCACGGACTTCGGAGTGGCTACTATTTGTGATTCCTGTTTGATTGCAGGCGCAGTATCACAAACAATCTCATCTGACTGATCTTCCAGCATGTCTGTTGGTAGGCTTGGTAGAGGAGGTTGACTCACAGTAGCTTTGGTCATTGTAACTGGTTCAGACTTCTTAGTCTTGACTTTAACTACAGCTGGAACCACTGCAGATACTCTGATAGCCTCTTCTGTCAAGTGATTATACACAGCGAACCTGTCGTCATCAGACAAATAAGGCAGCTGTTTGAACCTTGGATCTATGGCTGATGTCATGTTCAGTAGTTCTGTTTTATCCAAGTATCTTTGAGTTAGATCAGCTCTCATGATTTGTTTCATTTCAACGATTGCATGTAAGTCATCCTCATTTGGCTGTAGAATCTTATTGGTTAGCTTGAAATGAAGCGGCATAATAACTGAAACAGTTGGCAGTGATTCAGTACACAACATGGTAGTTATTTCTTTCACAGGTTTCAGCATGACAGATACCTCCTGTGCTAGTGTAAGGTTCTGGTCACTTATGCTATGTAATGTTTTGTCCTTCATATGCATCATTTCTTTTGACGTCAAAGTAGCGACTACAGCAGCTTGGAGTTCCAAGAATCGGTTCAGCATTTCAAAGGCTGAGTTCCATCTCGTGCAGACATCAGTCTTCAGCTTATGGTTGGGCAGACCTAACAGCTGAGCCTTAGACTTTAAGACGGCCGTTGCAACACAGCTTCGATGAAAGAAGCTGACAATGCTACGTACACGGGCAAGCAGCTGTGAGACACTTTTGACCTTCAAGGCTTTTTGTACAGCGAGATTGAGTGTGTGGGCAAGGCATCCTATGTGTATTGTACACCCAAGCACTTTTCCAGCCTTTATCATGTTTGCAGCATTGTCGGATATAACAGGTGGTACAGTCCCTCCAAGCCCTGTAGGTAACTTCCATTCTTTGACAGCGTATTCAATTACTTCTGCTATGTTTTCAGctgaaaggaaaaacaaaaaccGATGTGTTTTGTCAGTTTCGTCACCtttgtataaatattatttacagaACAGCTAACATGCTTATATcattcctgtgatatttttatttcaagtgATTTGTTTTGTCCCTAATAATGTATAGcatttctgtgatatttttattGCAAGTTATTTGCCCGTAACGcattttaatttacatatatacttttttcaagctaaacaaattattaaaaagaaagatcatattttgttacttttgcatTTATGTCTGTGATTTcagaaccttttttttttttcacattacttttttaaattaattatttatttaagtactttgttatgttttatatacatCCCTTAAAAGAtccatttgaatttatttttgaagACAATTATGCATCTCagtttatattatgttttattaccTGTATGACTCTCGGGGAGTGGTCTTGTTTGAAGAACGAAATTTACTAGCTTCCAGTCAACGTTGATAAATGTTACAGTAATAGTGACATATGACTCAGTTGCCCTTGACGTCCAGCCATCGGTTGTAATAGCAACCTGAAACAAACCATGATACAAACCATTAAAATTAACACTGGTACAGAGGCTACTGGCGAGTATCCTACTCAAGCTACAAATATGCATAGATagtgtaacaaaataaaaagggaTCAACTGAAACGATCTTTAacttaaatttattatttcaggACCacgtttatttatttgtattatatattcatttatcatATCGTATCTATATATAGTTAGTAGTTATCTTACCTGGGATGTAGCTTCTAGCTGCTTGATGATATCAGCTTTGACGTCATTGTAGAGCGTAGGTATGATCACTTCAGCAAACTGCTTTCTCGAAGGCAATGTGTATCTTGGATCCAATTCACTAACAAGGTCCTTAAATTCATTTGTCTCCACAATGCGATATGGCCTTAGATCCTTTACTATTAAGCGAGCAACTTAACTAGTTATCATTCTTGCTTTTTGTGAGTCTGATTTATATTTAGTCTTATTCCCAAACAAGGACGCGATGGTAGTCTGCTTGTTGGAAGCTGATGCGGCTGGAACGCTGACTTCTAATTCATCTGTCTTACATGTATTCACAGTCACTTTTGCAACACTAGTAAACGATTTGCTGCTTTCAGAACGATTCAAGTTTGGGTGATGTTGACGTATGTGAGCAGTCATATTTGACGTGCCACCCCCTGCACGCTTAATAACACAGTCACAATGACGACAGACAGCAACATTTTCATTAATTGTTCCATCCCTCTTTCGTTTTTTTAATGCAAAGTGTTCCCATATACAAGATTTACCCTTTGTATTTTTTATTAGCGTATATTCTTCCGAAGACGCCATATTGTTTGTTtctagggaagcactgggtcacGTGTTtaggtcgcgcttgtttgaaAAATTCGATCGGTGCACCCGTTTGATCAACCAGTAACGTTTACAAATAGTACGAAGGCTTCATCAaatcgttttcaaacaaaaagtaataaatttcgACTCAACTTTTTCCATactatatatttctttttgaataaatgcaaatgcatacttggaaattttaaactatcatcatttaaacaagaagtcgggACTTGCCGAATTTACCAGACTTAATGTACAATCAAGTGCGCCCATGACATCATCCATCTATACGGAATAGTCCGgaggttttcgaaggttttgattggggGTCACGCGGTCGGTCATGCATGTtccattgggtggttatttttggaaactaataatagtagcataggaattccagagatataaaATCGGAAAATCATGCACGATGTAATCTGCTGTCAGGTAGGCTACGTAGACAGTGTAAATTAAACATAAACAGAAGcagggataatgttgataaaataccggtattccctGATGATACCGCGGTATCGTACcacgggaagatggtaccacAGTTACCAgtataccggtaataccgcgcacctctaATTTCAATACTGGATAGTGAATTAGGTACATCAGAGCTTAACAAGTATAAGAGCTTAACAAGTAATGCAGGTATATTTAACATAGAGAAAATACAGGTATTCCATGACAGGAGGTCATAATCATTCTTTAGCCTTAATTATTATGTACTGAAATTCTATAAAATCACATCCGATTGCatttaatttgattaatataaaaattcTCCCATTTTCCTGAAATTATAGACTGATTGATACGTGCTAACAAAATACCATTAGTTTAAAAACttaattctataaaatattttaaataatctacAATTTCACTGAAGTTTTATCTTGCCTAGTCACATTTCTTCATCAATTATTTTGTCAGTTATCTTAAATTGTTTAATTCTTCCATCATATAAGTTACAAAACCGTTGGTTCCATAAGAATTTAGAACCTTGTTTAAGCGTTAAACCTTGAAGTATTGCTTAGCCGCGCATAGGGTACCCTTTCACCTGTGGTCACATAATACGACTCATTTCATGGGCATATCTAAAAGGCcattatttgaatgaaaatacatGTGTTCTGGTTTTTTGCCTACTTACTGTCAAGTCCAGATGATAGACTAGCATACAATGTTTCAATgctgtattttttctttcaaggaaagtctgtttgtttgtttttggtttaacgccgtttttcaacagtatttcagtcatgtaacggcgggcagttaacctaaccagtgttcctggattctgtaccagtacaaacctgttctcagcaagtaactgccaacttccccacatgaataaggtggaggactaatgatttcagacacaatgtcgtttatcaaatagtcacagagaacatacgccccgcccgaggattgaactcatgaccccgcgatccgtagaccaacgctcttacctactgagctaagcgggcgggcttcaagGAAAGTGGAACTAAACAAAAATCTTTCCTAAGAAATACCAGTTTTCTGAGTGATAAACAGccataattctaataaaatgcCTTGCAATTGTCAGTTACAGCCCTTGGCCTATTTACTAAACTATAGATCATAGACAAatgtaacaagagtgccagaatgtcacaatatacgcccgtcacagcaaatttctttacactagcacctgtatttgcaaacggaattttaattttgtggttgtttagtaatcattgtaattcttttatttttctaagtccacaaaaaactccttaccaggtagagataccttaaaggtccattactaagggaaagtgagctggcaatttttttcatagccagtgcatagacttctgcaagacactaaataatgaagattggcaggttaaaatttacagaaggtctttggaactcaaagaaatgtatgtgtattatgttgaaatttcaatgaatcgacagaatgaccccccaggtctttttaactttcttcatacttcatagaaaaataattgtacatatactgcgatttatttcgaatttctacataccaactttcattttccaataaaatgaaacagtttctctgctttttaaaagaaattaaaacgttcactttccttagtattggacctttaaaatacacctaaaattggaaagtagcatctatgttgtaccacagaaaagtggtcttggtttttccctacggtcaattataaacaagagtgcaagaatgtcacaatatacgcccgtcacagcaaatttctttactctagcacctgtatttgcaaatggaattttaattttgtggtaatttttgtaataactaagtgttttgtttttcttagtccacaaaaaaactccttaccaggtagagataccttaaaatacacctaaaattggaaaataacatctatgttgtaccacagaaaagtggtcttggtttttccctacgctcaattataaaaaagttacaatataagttatttatagtaacaactaagggaagttaatcttaaaaaaaaaaaaaaaatcaaaaaaaaaaaaatgtaagtcctcacaaaaatctttaccaggtagagactggtcaaaatacacctcaaaattggatgtagcatgcatgttgtactacagaaaagtggtctcgatttttccctacgactagtaatgaaaaacttacaatataagctatttatagtaacaacaaagggaagtaattctaaagaagggaactgcacatgacacttcgtctcatgatgatgtataattgtgtcaagttacatcaaaatccctccatgcatgaagaagaaatgcttcggacaaagtcattcttgtatctgacctttggcctctaagtgtgaccttgaccttagacctagggacctggttcttgcacatgacactacgtcttgtggtggtgaacatttgtgccaagttatatcaaaatccctctatgcatgaagaagaaatgctccggacaaggttttcattcttgtatcctttgacctctaagtgtgaccttgaccttagacctagagacctggttcttgcgcatgacactccgcctcatggtggtgaacatttgtgccaagttatatcaaaatccctctatgcatgaagaagaaatgctccggacaaagttttcattcttgtatcctttgacctctaagtgtgaccttcaccttagacctagggacctggttcttgcgcatgacactccttctcatgatgatgaacaattgtgccaactttcatcaaaatccctctatgcatgaagaagatatgctccggacaaagtcattcttgaatttgacctttgacctgtaagtgtgaccttgaccttagacctagggacctggttcttgcgcatgacactccgtctcatgatggtgaacaactgtgccaagtttcatcaaaatcccttcatgcatgtagaagatatgctccggacaaggtctgtggacgccgcccgcccgcccgcccgccaggggcgttcccataatacgtcccgtttttcaaacgggcgtataaaaaagttacaatataagttatttatagtaacaactaagggaagtttatcttaaaaaaaaatccaaaaaaaaaaaaaaaaaaaaaatccaaaaaaaaaaattatgtccacacaaaaatccttaccaggtagagattggtcaaaatacacctcaaaattggatgtaacatgcatgttgtactacagaaaagtggtctcgatttttccctacgactagtaatgaaaaagttacaatataagctatttatagtaaaacaaaggaaagtaattctaaagggaactgcgcatgacacttcgtctcaggatggtgtataattgtgccaagttacatcaaaatccctctatgcatgaagaagaaatgcttccgacagtcattcctgtatctgacctttggcctctaaatgtgaccttgaccttagacctagggacctggttcttgcgtatgacgctccgtctcgtggtggtgaacatttgtgccatgttatatcaaaatccctctatgcatgaagaagaaatgctccggacaaagttttcattcttgtatcctttgacctctaagtgtgaccttgaccttagacctagggacctggttcttgcgcatgacactccgcctcgtagtggtgaacatttgtgcctagttatatcaaaatccctccatgtatgaagaagaaatgctccggacaaagttttcattcttgtatcctttgacctcttagtgtgaccttgaccttagaccaagggacctggttcttgcacacgacactccgtctcatgatgatgaacaattgtgccaactttcatcaaaattcctccatgcatgaagaagatatgctccggacaaagtcattcttgaatttgacctttgacctctaagtgtgaccttgaccttagacctagggacctggttcttacgcatgacactccgtctcatgatggtgaacaactgtgccaagtttcatcaaaatccctccatgcatgtagaagatatgctccggacaaagtctatggacgccgcccgccaggggcgttaaAACTCCTGTAGTTTTCAAGATAAAAAGTAGGCTTAAAATAATTCTTAAGAGTCAGGTCCAGGTTttggaaaacaagagggccatgaaggccctgtatcgctcacctgacctaggaatcatcaagattaacattctgaccaaatttcattaagatatggtcataaatgtggcctctagagtgttaactagctttttctttgatttgacctggtgacctagtttttgaccctacatgacctagattcaaactggaccttgagatcatcaagattaaaattctgaccaagtttcatgaagatacagtcataaatgtggcctctacagtgttaacaatcttttcctctgatttgacctggtgagctagtttttgaccccagatgacccaatatcgaactcatccaagattttattgagggtaacattctgaccaagtttcattaagactgggctaaagttgtgacctctagagtgttaacaagcttttcttttgatttgaaccagtaagacccagattcgaacttgacctaaagatcatcaagattaacattctgactaagtttcatgaagatacagtcataaatgtggcctctagagtgttaacaagcttttcctttaatttgaccgagtgacctagtttctgaccccatctgacccagatttaaacttgacctatatatcatcaatattaacattctgaccaagttttattaagatatggttaataaatgtggcctctagagtgttaactagcttttccttttgatttgacctggtgacctagtttttgaccctacatgacccagatttgaactggaccttgagatcatcaagattaacattctgaccaagtttcattaagatatggtcataaatgtggcctctagagtgttaacaagcttttcctttgatttgacctagtgacctagtttttgaccccatctgacccagatttgaatctgacctatatatcatcaagattaactttctggccaagtttcattaagatacagtcataaatgtggcctctacagtgttaacaagcttttcctttgatttgacctggtgacctagtttttgaccccagatgactcaatatcgaattcatccaagattttattgagggtaacattctgaccaagtttcattaagactgggcccaaattgtgacctctagagtgttaacaagcttttcctttgatttgacccagtgacctagtttttgaccccggatgacccattatcaaagtcgtccaagattttattgagggtaacattctgaccaagtttcattaaaattgggccaaaattgtgacctctagagtgttaacagtcaaattgttgacgacgacggacacagggcgatcacaaaagctcaccttgagcactttgtgctcaggtgagctaaaaaaaacaacaacaatcgaACATCaccaaaatcatagaaagaaagagttgttatacatgaaaattaaacagtctACAAAAGCATCATCAATTTGCTcacatatgtattgaattctggaaaatgAATGCATGAAGGGACCATATaatacttctggacagttcaacgccttttaACATTCATCATTTTTAAGGAACTGTTACATGTCTTTATTCTGATGCAATTGCAATAATGTTCCATTGcttaaatttcacataactagttTAAACATcgatttgtttacttttatttctttacaaatggcattctttttttaaaaggggacaatttttgagaatattttaagtatccaatggtACAGGACAGtaaggtaaaacatgtattagacaggtagattgctggtaaaaatgttgttctgtaatttggtgatatactgctaaaccttgaATACCAAATAATCAAGTgatatttttttaactaaaacacTTTCTGTAGCCTATACCACTTTATTTACACTTAACATGTGGTCAATGAAGGCTCACAAGTAGTCACGCAACTGACCATGACCGTTTGACCTTGCTTCTTGTCAAATCTGGTGAACATCTATCAGGTGGTTTATGATAAATAGGCATTGAAAAGTTTTTAGCCTTGTTCATGTCCCCTTTAGTATACAACAGTGGAACCTGAACAAACTTGCGAAAGGTCAAGTCAACGCATGTTTGCTGCTTATGAGAAGTTGTTGTTGCTATGTAACCCTGGTGGCCCTTCAGTGCTgaactatttgaacaaacatgACAAAAGTTTGCATAAAGGTGCTAGGAACATCCTTCTAGTGGTTCATCAGGCAGACTTTTATGAAATGGAGAAGGAATTATTTAAAGGTTTGCATCTTTTTTAGCTTAGAATGGGGGAGGGGGACctaaaaactagagctgtcagtggacagtgtgctcgactattctcagtgcttgatagtataatataagctatgagtaaaactttaatattacaataagcatattctaagtcgaaaaggggccataattcagtcaaaatgcttgatagagttgcctccttcttgatagagttgcctcctcatgctaacgccgacgccggggcgagtaggatagctcccctattcttcgaatagtcgagctaaaaatgaagtcaACGGGTACCTTCTGAAGAAATTCAAGAAAGGTTCACAAAAGACCTAAGTCAGTGACTGACCCTTTTGGCACTGTTTCTAGCTAAGTTTAGATAGCAAAACTGCTAGACCATAACAGATTATCATgaggtgtttttgttttgtttgttttgggttaaacagcattatcaacagtatttcagttaagtgatcctggattctgtacaagtacaa is a window from the Mercenaria mercenaria strain notata chromosome 7, MADL_Memer_1, whole genome shotgun sequence genome containing:
- the LOC123554796 gene encoding E3 SUMO-protein ligase ZBED1-like, whose amino-acid sequence is MHICSLSRILASSLCTSVNFNGLYHGLFQVAITTDGWTSRATESYVTITVTFINVDWKLVNFVLQTRPLPESHTAENIAEVIEYAVKEWKLPTGLGGTVPPVISDNAANMIKAGKVLGCTIHIGCLAHTLNLAVQKALKVKSVSQLLARVRSIVSFFHRSCVATAVLKSKAQLLGLPNHKLKTDVCTRWNSAFEMLNRFLELQAAVVATLTSKEMMHMKDKTLHSISDQNLTLAQEVSVMLKPVKEITTMLCTESLPTVSVIMPLHFKLTNKILQPNEDDLHAIVEMKQIMRADLTQRYLDKTELLNMTSAIDPRFKQLPYLSDDDRFAVYNHLTEEAIRVSAVVPAVVKVKTKKSEPVTMTKATVSQPPLPSLPTDMLEDQSDEIVCDTAPAIKQESQIVATPKSVLNDILGEVFIARVEAPKSSQELAQMEVIQYKSEPPVSLNDNPLQWWKQRELRFPFLSKLAKCLLCIPATSVPSERVFSTAGDILTAQRASLKAKHVDKLIFLKKNWK